In one window of Vibrio sp. DW001 DNA:
- a CDS encoding avidin/streptavidin family protein, which produces MMNKDLAGTWVNSFGSQMSLVIEGTAVRGTYSSHTGSTGSYLLVGSCSVHPPSKELGQSIAMAIYWKNIQDGIKDESWHWAGSMCGQLQLDGKMTLTNSIVVSVPFESYQKGNYIDELVFTKAESARQSELSTLNNGLMDHESDTKAYPVAGKWLSLDDEIALNVYQVDAKTGLTKAILTTANTDVPLLGFIDTDAELDMAQSISLTGYCLVPNETCSISGMLNYGSEHLILYSWMAGPTSPQDSFMQTRLASMTLKRVITE; this is translated from the coding sequence ATGATGAACAAAGATTTGGCAGGTACGTGGGTTAATTCGTTTGGCTCACAGATGTCCCTTGTTATTGAAGGCACAGCGGTACGGGGAACATATTCCTCACATACAGGATCAACCGGTTCGTATTTATTAGTGGGGAGTTGTTCGGTTCATCCCCCCTCTAAAGAGCTTGGGCAAAGTATTGCAATGGCGATCTACTGGAAGAATATCCAAGATGGAATTAAAGATGAAAGCTGGCATTGGGCTGGTTCTATGTGTGGACAGCTCCAACTAGATGGCAAGATGACATTGACGAATTCAATTGTGGTCTCTGTGCCCTTCGAGAGCTATCAAAAAGGCAACTACATAGATGAATTAGTTTTTACCAAAGCTGAAAGTGCAAGGCAATCTGAGCTCTCTACTCTCAATAATGGCTTAATGGATCATGAGTCAGATACAAAGGCCTATCCAGTCGCGGGAAAGTGGCTAAGCTTAGATGATGAAATCGCGCTAAATGTTTATCAAGTAGATGCGAAAACTGGGTTAACTAAAGCCATACTGACAACCGCTAATACAGATGTTCCGTTGTTGGGTTTTATCGATACCGATGCAGAATTAGACATGGCTCAGAGCATTAGCCTGACCGGGTATTGTTTGGTGCCTAATGAAACGTGCTCTATCTCAGGAATGCTTAATTACGGTAGCGAACATCTGATTTTATATTCATGGATGGCCGGACCAACATCCCCTCAAGACAGTTTCATGCAAACCAGATTGGCAAGTATGACATTAAAAAGAGTAATAACTGAATAG
- a CDS encoding YgjV family protein has product MSAFFLSQVLVAIAIGFDLMSFQFKERKKIVACLFCAGILISSHFILLEQWTAASLMVIATTRYLMSVFSTSSKLKYLFCSASVLATFITYAGLVSVLSCLGSIFQTVAAFNKDDRRLRELMVVGTTFWLFHNYLVGSPTAVIMEVLFISSNLIGYYRHYYRKSSAV; this is encoded by the coding sequence GTGTCGGCATTTTTTTTATCTCAGGTCTTAGTCGCAATAGCCATTGGCTTTGACTTGATGTCTTTTCAGTTTAAAGAAAGGAAGAAGATTGTCGCGTGCCTATTTTGCGCTGGTATCCTCATTTCAAGCCATTTCATTTTGCTAGAGCAATGGACAGCGGCAAGTCTAATGGTCATCGCCACTACCCGTTATTTAATGAGTGTATTTTCTACCTCGTCAAAGCTTAAGTACTTATTTTGCTCTGCCTCGGTATTAGCTACCTTTATTACTTATGCCGGGCTAGTCAGTGTATTGAGTTGTTTAGGATCGATTTTTCAAACCGTGGCGGCTTTTAACAAGGACGACCGTCGGTTAAGAGAGCTTATGGTGGTGGGCACGACTTTTTGGCTTTTTCACAATTACTTAGTCGGCTCTCCAACCGCCGTTATTATGGAAGTTCTCTTTATTTCCAGTAACTTAATTGGTTATTATCGGCACTACTATAGAAAAAGTAGCGCCGTTTAA
- a CDS encoding GFA family protein: MVESDNKLASCLCGSVKIEAQEVNPKFTVCHCDTCRTWGGGPFFAVQCGTDVKFQNAEMVKEYKSSPWATRGFCGQCGTHLYYRFNKTGSYNMPVGLFPELNGLAMSMQYFSDQRPDYYCFSNETKELTKAEIEAYFASSV, encoded by the coding sequence ATGGTAGAGTCAGATAATAAGCTCGCGAGTTGTCTTTGTGGAAGCGTCAAAATTGAGGCTCAAGAGGTCAACCCAAAATTTACAGTTTGCCATTGTGATACGTGCCGAACTTGGGGTGGAGGTCCGTTTTTTGCCGTTCAGTGTGGTACCGATGTTAAATTTCAAAACGCTGAAATGGTGAAAGAATACAAATCGTCGCCTTGGGCAACCCGTGGGTTTTGTGGCCAATGTGGTACACATCTTTACTATCGCTTCAACAAAACCGGCAGCTACAACATGCCAGTAGGTTTGTTTCCAGAGCTAAACGGTTTGGCGATGAGCATGCAATACTTTAGTGATCAACGTCCAGATTACTATTGCTTCTCAAACGAAACCAAAGAATTGACAAAGGCAGAGATCGAAGCTTATTTTGCTTCATCGGTCTAG
- a CDS encoding VOC family protein: MIRHIDHIVLTVSDIEFSVKFYRRVLLMDEITFANGRKALRFGNQKINLQTLGQEPRNNAHVGSGDLCLITHWDLNDVVAHLKNENIAIIEGPVDKSGAIGQITSIYFLDPDNNLIEISVYN, from the coding sequence ATGATACGTCATATAGATCACATAGTTCTGACTGTTTCTGATATTGAATTTTCGGTGAAATTTTATCGCCGGGTTTTGCTTATGGATGAAATTACATTTGCGAACGGACGCAAGGCACTCAGGTTTGGAAACCAGAAAATCAACCTTCAAACGTTAGGGCAAGAACCAAGAAATAATGCTCACGTTGGCTCTGGTGACTTGTGTCTTATCACTCATTGGGATCTAAACGATGTTGTCGCGCACTTGAAGAACGAAAACATAGCGATTATAGAAGGTCCCGTCGATAAATCGGGAGCCATAGGTCAGATTACGTCGATCTATTTTTTGGATCCAGATAATAATTTGATAGAAATTAGCGTGTATAATTAA
- a CDS encoding LysR substrate-binding domain-containing protein — MFNVSASRAYLEQFNSRSQPHVYDWVFWVDESRKKANKQVHRVNEHNINFSIAFQSSSPSQVLSTIKSRIGVVFLADNIANEDKSLIKVDFSNLDNLSFNAPFWLLYHRDRKGDKKIQAFRIQVGEVLANALNSRA, encoded by the coding sequence ATGTTTAATGTGTCTGCAAGCAGAGCTTACCTTGAGCAATTCAACAGTCGCTCGCAACCTCACGTTTACGATTGGGTTTTCTGGGTTGATGAATCTAGAAAAAAAGCAAACAAACAAGTTCATCGAGTCAATGAACATAACATCAACTTTTCTATTGCTTTTCAGTCATCTAGCCCTTCTCAAGTGCTATCCACCATCAAATCGAGAATAGGTGTTGTTTTTTTAGCCGACAATATTGCAAATGAAGATAAAAGCTTAATAAAAGTAGATTTTTCTAATCTAGACAACCTCAGTTTTAACGCGCCGTTTTGGTTGTTGTATCATAGAGATCGAAAAGGTGATAAAAAAATACAAGCGTTCAGAATACAGGTGGGTGAAGTACTTGCAAATGCTCTGAACTCGCGAGCTTAA
- a CDS encoding SDR family oxidoreductase — protein MKIVLITGGSKGIGLEVAKTFVAKGYKVITCARSIDTWHSVTISNPILSDVDFQVVDLSDKKQIDDLFTHISSMYGRLDIAVNNASPKIKSGGVFSEIAVDDLYHTLMNDFWSHTLCLKHELQLMSKGASIVNVSSVNGIRPTSNAAMYSASKHALEGLTQSVALEAIKDGVRVNSVAPGVTWTPRWEERQASQNSNIRSEIEPHIPMGRFAETAEVANAIEWLSSDKASYVVGHTLVVDGGLSLA, from the coding sequence ATGAAGATAGTACTGATTACGGGTGGTAGCAAAGGGATTGGCTTAGAGGTCGCCAAAACCTTCGTGGCTAAAGGGTATAAGGTTATAACGTGTGCCCGTTCAATAGACACATGGCATAGCGTTACTATTTCAAATCCCATTCTTTCTGATGTTGATTTTCAGGTTGTTGACCTGTCGGATAAAAAGCAAATTGATGACCTTTTTACTCATATTTCGTCGATGTATGGGCGATTAGATATTGCCGTTAATAATGCCTCACCGAAGATAAAGTCTGGAGGGGTATTTTCAGAGATAGCGGTAGATGACTTATACCATACGTTAATGAATGATTTCTGGTCACATACCTTATGCCTTAAGCATGAGTTACAGCTTATGTCGAAAGGTGCTTCCATTGTTAATGTCAGCTCAGTAAACGGTATTCGCCCAACGTCTAACGCGGCAATGTATAGCGCATCAAAGCATGCTTTAGAAGGGCTAACTCAATCCGTTGCGCTTGAGGCAATTAAAGACGGCGTTAGGGTTAACTCGGTTGCCCCAGGTGTTACTTGGACACCTCGTTGGGAAGAACGACAGGCATCGCAAAATTCCAATATCCGTAGTGAAATAGAGCCACACATACCAATGGGACGATTTGCGGAAACGGCAGAAGTAGCGAATGCTATCGAGTGGTTGAGCTCAGATAAAGCAAGCTATGTTGTGGGCCATACGCTTGTTGTCGATGGTGGATTATCGTTGGCGTAG
- a CDS encoding helix-turn-helix transcriptional regulator produces MGAVMSTNKPVSKESIQSTVARLRASREKASTTRSTTTEAIKNTDQSVQMTQRVSKNTTSVSTTDRKKAANHIIKRLLFSELTEGQALKELRINVLGLKQDVYAKLVNVSRKTLSDIENDRGNYKTDILNKVFKPFGLKAGLIPSSPSMLNSLIHGNETLVED; encoded by the coding sequence ATGGGGGCTGTTATGAGCACTAACAAACCAGTCTCTAAGGAATCGATTCAAAGCACAGTAGCTCGCCTTAGAGCCAGCCGAGAGAAAGCATCAACTACTCGCAGCACGACGACTGAAGCTATTAAAAATACAGATCAAAGCGTTCAAATGACACAAAGAGTGTCAAAGAACACAACTTCTGTCAGTACAACAGATCGTAAAAAAGCAGCAAACCACATAATTAAACGCTTATTGTTTAGCGAACTCACTGAAGGTCAAGCCTTAAAAGAACTGCGAATCAATGTGCTGGGACTCAAGCAAGATGTTTACGCCAAGCTAGTGAACGTCTCACGCAAAACATTATCAGACATAGAAAATGATCGCGGTAACTACAAAACAGATATTTTGAACAAAGTTTTTAAACCTTTCGGTTTGAAAGCCGGCCTCATTCCTTCTTCACCTAGTATGTTAAACTCACTAATACATGGTAATGAAACTTTGGTTGAAGATTAA
- a CDS encoding HipA domain-containing protein, with protein MEELTIQAFTKEEWLDVAIISFPKSDKKNLSVTELHYLDDYALDHHNKDDLHAVSINHPVSFFFDDMGKPGWLKFLDDIMPSGAGRRYWVKHLDIEDLTYDEQDYILLKFGTMSPVGNLRVKDSLPERHEVSDTLYFSVGDVLNRAGDFLDYAQQRGATAGGATGAGGEAPKLLLRCSIEEDASDNKIWIDPYQDDDTNQDLHYLVKYPRGSRTTIDCNILRAEFYYYHELTEMGFDTIPIENMRLEEGINYPSLWLPRFDIKFNDQQHIERFGMESVYSILGKGAGVTLDHEATIRALIEKITQSHMVSSQGYDFDIQDFVIEWVKRDLLNILFGNSDNHGRNTSFLKGDGFIKLAPIYDFAPMKADPEGIPRTTKWRTPLEVGGTYDFIGIADLLSDLVASEILLAELRSTAKQCLDLKKRLVDKGVPEQILEMPATGLNHISDKLTKWGLL; from the coding sequence ATGGAAGAACTGACCATACAAGCATTTACCAAAGAAGAATGGCTAGATGTTGCTATCATCTCTTTCCCTAAAAGTGACAAAAAAAATCTCAGCGTTACAGAGCTGCATTATCTCGATGACTATGCTTTAGATCATCATAATAAAGACGATCTTCACGCCGTTTCCATCAATCATCCCGTATCTTTCTTCTTTGATGATATGGGTAAACCAGGATGGTTAAAGTTTCTAGACGATATTATGCCTAGTGGAGCAGGTAGACGATATTGGGTTAAACATCTGGATATTGAGGATCTTACCTATGATGAGCAAGATTATATTTTGCTTAAATTTGGCACCATGTCACCCGTGGGTAACCTACGGGTAAAAGATTCGCTACCCGAACGTCACGAGGTTTCAGATACTCTCTATTTCTCTGTAGGCGATGTATTAAACCGAGCGGGTGATTTTTTAGACTATGCCCAGCAACGAGGTGCCACCGCAGGTGGTGCAACTGGCGCTGGCGGTGAAGCTCCAAAACTGCTTCTACGCTGCTCTATCGAAGAGGACGCGAGTGATAACAAGATATGGATAGACCCATACCAAGATGATGATACCAACCAAGACTTACACTACTTAGTGAAATACCCCAGAGGTTCAAGAACCACAATTGACTGTAATATTCTGCGAGCAGAGTTCTATTACTACCACGAGCTAACAGAAATGGGATTTGATACAATTCCTATCGAAAATATGCGTCTAGAAGAAGGGATAAACTACCCGTCATTATGGCTACCTAGGTTTGATATCAAATTTAACGATCAACAACATATCGAAAGGTTTGGTATGGAGTCTGTTTATTCCATCTTAGGTAAAGGGGCTGGCGTTACTCTCGATCATGAAGCGACGATTAGAGCATTGATAGAAAAGATCACGCAGAGTCACATGGTTAGTAGTCAGGGATATGATTTTGATATTCAGGATTTTGTCATCGAGTGGGTAAAACGAGATCTACTCAATATCCTATTTGGTAATAGTGATAATCATGGTCGAAATACATCATTTTTGAAAGGAGATGGCTTTATCAAGCTCGCCCCCATCTACGACTTTGCTCCAATGAAAGCCGATCCAGAAGGTATACCTAGAACCACAAAATGGCGGACACCTTTAGAAGTTGGCGGAACCTATGATTTCATCGGAATAGCTGATTTGTTATCAGATCTCGTCGCTAGTGAGATCTTACTTGCAGAGCTTAGGAGTACCGCTAAACAGTGTCTTGATCTTAAAAAAAGACTGGTAGACAAAGGAGTACCAGAACAAATTCTGGAAATGCCAGCAACTGGGCTAAACCATATCTCAGACAAGCTCACTAAATGGGGGCTGTTATGA
- a CDS encoding DUF1203 domain-containing protein encodes MNTNFIIKPIKKSMFDDYLNQSDLPLTKVNATWLVVDSKTGYPCRVSLKEAEIGERVLLIPYKYHDVKSPYQASGPIFIRQNATTAELSINEIPEILTERLLSVRAYSEGHLMIHAETVLGVDLEGVIRNQFKDDKATYLQVHNANPGCFNCTVYRS; translated from the coding sequence ATGAATACTAACTTTATTATAAAACCAATTAAAAAGAGCATGTTCGATGATTATTTAAACCAAAGTGATCTGCCGCTTACAAAAGTCAATGCAACATGGCTGGTTGTAGACTCAAAGACCGGTTACCCCTGTCGAGTATCTTTGAAAGAAGCGGAAATTGGAGAGAGAGTGTTACTTATTCCATATAAATACCATGACGTAAAATCACCATATCAAGCATCTGGGCCTATTTTTATTCGACAAAATGCCACAACGGCAGAGTTAAGTATCAATGAAATCCCGGAAATATTGACTGAAAGGTTGCTCTCAGTAAGAGCATATAGTGAAGGCCATCTTATGATTCACGCTGAAACTGTATTAGGCGTTGATTTGGAGGGTGTTATTCGTAATCAGTTCAAAGACGATAAAGCCACATACCTCCAAGTTCACAATGCAAATCCTGGTTGTTTCAATTGTACTGTTTATCGGTCTTAG
- a CDS encoding methyl-accepting chemotaxis protein, with protein MIRLFKKAPQPDKVLVEKERIHQLEAIEIKYKQLLKSNPLPHAEQIVDNARNVNKAASNRMDSITESSELIEHFISQSSGIETLSNASFESASITADTAKLSIDKMHELLNQIQDSKLQICEFTKLLNSLEENNQNIDQLVGSIKGIASQTNLLALNAAIEAARAGEHGRGFAVVADEVRTLATTATHSADSISHEMKSIMDTSAQIMGKQKEVSDVINFSAEIADKTVEDMEGLVAKSRESQSSVEEVIQSVRRQLEDSHTIQSNIEQLVEDTRIATSLSGSNYELATLITKKLAVLR; from the coding sequence ATGATTCGTTTATTTAAGAAAGCCCCTCAACCGGATAAGGTGTTGGTAGAAAAAGAACGCATCCATCAGCTTGAAGCAATTGAAATAAAATATAAGCAGTTACTCAAAAGCAACCCCCTACCGCACGCAGAGCAGATAGTTGACAATGCGCGTAATGTAAATAAAGCCGCCTCAAATCGAATGGATTCCATTACCGAGAGTTCTGAGCTTATTGAACACTTCATTAGTCAGTCGAGTGGTATTGAAACTCTCTCAAATGCCTCTTTTGAATCTGCAAGCATTACCGCAGATACCGCTAAGCTTTCCATCGATAAGATGCACGAGCTGCTTAATCAAATTCAGGATTCAAAACTTCAGATATGTGAGTTCACTAAGCTGCTTAATTCACTGGAAGAGAACAACCAAAACATTGACCAACTGGTGGGTTCTATCAAGGGTATTGCATCCCAAACAAACCTGTTAGCACTTAATGCTGCTATTGAAGCGGCCAGAGCAGGTGAACACGGACGCGGTTTTGCTGTAGTAGCCGATGAAGTGAGAACCCTCGCTACAACAGCGACGCATTCTGCTGACAGTATTAGCCATGAAATGAAAAGTATTATGGATACCTCTGCACAGATCATGGGTAAACAAAAAGAAGTTTCTGATGTGATTAATTTCAGTGCAGAGATTGCTGACAAAACTGTAGAGGATATGGAAGGTTTAGTGGCGAAATCACGCGAAAGCCAGTCGTCTGTTGAAGAGGTGATTCAAAGCGTTCGTCGACAGTTAGAAGATTCACATACCATACAAAGTAATATAGAACAGCTGGTTGAAGATACGCGAATAGCTACTTCACTTTCTGGTTCAAACTACGAACTTGCTACGTTGATTACAAAAAAATTGGCCGTATTGAGGTAG
- the nrtS gene encoding nitrate/nitrite transporter NrtS, translating into MSTNMSERITIKDVLNTAKQPSILKRSTKVALIVGTILMFINHGDAIFAGELESARLGKIIITYFVPFLVSTQASVTATLHAMKQPSAALSSDKEIL; encoded by the coding sequence ATGAGTACAAACATGAGTGAAAGAATCACGATTAAAGATGTCCTGAACACAGCCAAACAGCCGTCTATTCTGAAACGCTCGACTAAAGTTGCTTTGATTGTCGGAACCATACTGATGTTTATCAACCACGGCGATGCCATTTTCGCTGGCGAGCTAGAGTCCGCCCGCTTGGGAAAAATAATTATAACCTACTTTGTTCCTTTTCTTGTATCCACTCAGGCCAGTGTGACCGCGACGCTCCATGCAATGAAGCAGCCATCAGCAGCACTGTCATCAGATAAAGAGATATTATGA
- a CDS encoding AraC family transcriptional regulator, with protein sequence MEAFSSLIQQLKLDVEVYHNAQVCGNWLINKQESRKTSFHMVTKGQCRLEVPNHLTTELAPGDLVIFPRLLPHSLRPINPEDGEQQHLPYNEKPSSPATGLLCANVEFQHFGSHFVLDALPKVFIVKASHNTLWSDSLMAMIMQEGMEWSMGSEAVMSRLSELLFIYALRQYLEGNPEKVGILALYTHPRLAKALAAIHEKPDTDWSLEGLAKQVAMSRTKLAQNFKQISGWTVMEYITWWRMQLAWSQLDRGDSVALVAEVVGYRSEAAFSRAFKKRFGITPGKVRSKLSV encoded by the coding sequence ATGGAAGCGTTTTCGAGTTTAATACAACAGCTTAAGCTGGATGTTGAGGTATACCATAATGCTCAAGTGTGCGGGAACTGGCTTATTAATAAGCAGGAATCCCGTAAAACCAGCTTTCATATGGTAACGAAAGGCCAGTGTCGGCTAGAGGTACCAAATCACCTTACAACGGAGCTTGCTCCCGGTGATTTGGTTATCTTTCCCCGCTTATTGCCGCATTCGTTACGCCCCATTAACCCCGAAGACGGCGAGCAACAGCATCTGCCATACAATGAAAAACCAAGCAGCCCCGCAACGGGCTTGTTATGTGCCAATGTTGAGTTTCAGCATTTTGGTAGTCATTTTGTGTTAGATGCTTTGCCCAAAGTATTTATAGTAAAGGCGAGCCATAACACCCTGTGGAGCGATTCGTTAATGGCTATGATTATGCAAGAAGGTATGGAGTGGAGCATGGGTTCGGAGGCAGTAATGAGCCGCCTATCTGAGCTGTTGTTTATTTATGCTTTGCGTCAGTACTTAGAGGGAAATCCAGAAAAGGTTGGTATTTTGGCACTTTATACTCACCCGCGGCTCGCTAAAGCGTTGGCTGCTATTCACGAAAAACCAGATACAGACTGGTCACTGGAAGGGCTGGCAAAGCAGGTGGCTATGTCACGAACTAAGCTGGCACAAAACTTCAAGCAGATCAGTGGTTGGACGGTAATGGAATATATAACGTGGTGGCGGATGCAACTGGCATGGAGCCAGCTAGACAGAGGCGACAGTGTTGCTCTGGTGGCTGAAGTGGTTGGTTATCGATCTGAAGCTGCTTTTAGCCGAGCTTTTAAGAAGCGTTTTGGTATTACACCGGGTAAGGTTCGGAGTAAGCTCTCTGTGTAA